GTAGAGAGTGTGCTACAACTTTATGGAAGTTTCGGTATTGatgaaacattaaaacaattagATGCAGAGTATGCGTTCTGTTTGATTGATTCTCTaaagaaaaaagtattcgtTGCAAGAGATCCATACGGTGTAAGGCCATTATTTTACTTAGCATCCAGCAATGGCATTTTGGGAATATCTTCTGAAGCAAAAGGTAACCGTCAttgatttagtttatttaaatatttaaaaatcgtcCTGCGCTgtttggtatttaaattttgaaatttaagcacacatattatatgaagaattttatttattttgttggtttgttataacttataatatgtgtaaaaaaaggttgtcgattaacaattttttaaagtatgATTTTTATAGTGATGAAcaaatgcataaattataaaaatatattatgtaggtatacttaaaaagaatttattagactaattttacctaatttattagGTAGTCACCTAAtagctattttaatttaatttgaaatatttcataaattggAATactaaagaatataaaaaaaaatatgaaattacagatatacagataatattgtgtatgtagatttaactattaatgatataaaatactgATTATTAGAATACTTAAGACTAACTCTATATATCCgataaaaacacttaaaattatttaattagtgcCTACTCAAAGGTGTATATCCACAcacttattttaaagtttaagaataacgttataaatacaattagtaaTATCGGTAAAGATTTTCAATCCAGATCGTTATTTCATCACTTTTTTATgtcgaaataaaaattaatataattctgttgtaaagtaataggtacatctatataaagttattatgtGAACTTTatcaaacgttttttttaatgagactCACCTAGTTATTGAAAATCATTCttgaaagttaattttttcaaagtgAAATCGCTATGCTAATAATAAGCTATAACCTATAACACTCAAAGGTCAGTAAATCTTATTTATCTCATCCATTTtcctattaatttattctttctttaataattgtaattaattatcacCAATCATAATAGTttactttgtttaaatattaataattaataaaccacAATTTTACTACATTACATTTAAGATATTGTAGTGTTAAGGTTTTAagtacatacaaaaatattgctaaaaaaaactaaattttaacaataaataaaattataaaatgttttgcgaaataaaataatttaaaatataaaataaatttttaaaaggacattttcttaaatttttttcacttattttttacttatatattatgtattattgtatataacagtataacacctACACATAGATACGCTGTTCAtgattagtttattaattattatataagaaataagGTGATATGAAtaacgtataattatataccttatatgtattatcactaaactatttaactatatgtTTATCTCTGCTCTCTTCttatcattacattttagttAAGAAAGTTTCGCAAAGTACACTTCAGATGActaatattgtatgattaaaattagtaggtaattacaAAATTCCAATCCCATTTCTCTGCATTTCACaatttttcataacatttaaattagtttttatgcGTTTggataattaattgatttgttagtaacatttgatttaaataacggaaaagtatacatttttcagtATACTTATACTGGgttgcataaaaaatgtattaatttaatggttcactaaaatttaattgaccAATCAAGAGCCACTAAATCATGTTGAAAAGATTACATGAGCTCACTATTGatgcattatatatttagtgattgttcatgcaacctagcattataatatttaatataacattacaataaaaatgcaatacttATACGCAGGTTTGACATGTTTGGTCGATGAACTTGGCCTTACCGAATGGGAAATGAAGCCTTTCCCTCCAGGTCACATGGCCGAGTATTATATTTTGCCTGGCGGAAAACTGGAGTTGATCTCAATGAATCGGTTTTTTAAAATCGAGGAACCTATTTTGACGCCAGTACCTTTGGAAGAAGgcacgtttaaaaaatattttttattgactattttgaTTTGATGCTAATATATAAGATTCTACTTCAGGCTTGACTGAAGCAATTGTCCATGCTAATATTCGTAATTTACTGACACAAGCTGTTGAAAAAAGAATGATGTCAAATCGTCGTATTGGTTGCCTATTGTCCGGAGGATTGGATTCTAGTTTAATAGCTTCCATATTGGTTAAGCTGTCCAAAGAAAAAGGTCTCCCGTACCCGATtcaggtaaattataaaaatattttaattaaaacacaaaaaaattatgtataataacttgTTGAGGATAGACATTTTCGGTCGGGATGGCGGACAGTCCAGATATATTGGCGGCGAGACAAGTGGCCAAACATATAGGTTCGGAACACCACGAAGTGCTCTTTACCGCCGAAGATGTGCTGAGCGTACTTGACAAAGTGATATACACGTTGGAAACTGCCGACATCACGACAATCAGAGCATCgtgtggtaataatattataataattaatcagtaATCAGTAATCACCCATTGCAGGCGAAGATCCAGAAAATGTTATTAGGGTAGGGTGTCAAAACAAAAATTGGTTAAACCTTTCTATTTTTCGGCTTAGACGACAGGGGTTATAAGCCCCCCTCTGAATCCACTCTTGAGCCGTTGTATCCATATAGTTCACACCGACCTATATAGCTTACCCATGGATATGTATAACCTTTAGAAGACGGTATACGCTACACGacaccacaatataatatgtttaaaactgATTCTTACAGGGATGTACTTGGTGGCACGGTACATAAGCCAAAATACGGACACGGTGGTCCTGTGCAGTGGTGAAGGTGCCGACGAGGTGGCACAAGGTTATATTTACTTTAGGGACGCGCCCACGCCAGACCACGCGCACAACGAGAGTCTCAGGTTGCTGGGTGATATATTCATGTACGACGGTTTGCGCGCTGACAGGACAACGGCCGCACACGGGTTTGTAATATTTGCTAgatacatatttcatataatattattattataagtagttatCAATTATCTGTAAACTGTTATgtatacctttaaaaaaaaaatatcaaaagcgTCACTGACTCATCTGCCAATTGGGATTTTCAGACTAGAATTGAGAGTACCTTTCTTAGATTTGCGTTTTACTCAGTATTTCCTGAGCCTCCCCAAGACGATGAGACAACCGCAAAACCAAATTGAAAAACACCTCCTCCGTTCGGCGTTTGACGGCACAGGTCTATTGCCGAACGAAGTGTTGTGGAGGCACAAAGAAGCGttcaggtataatataatattacctaatttataatacatactttGTAGGATGTAGTTTTTTTCAAGTCGAAACAACAGACACTCTAAGAGATACGGCATGCAATTCGAATGCAGTCTACCACTCTGTCAGACTGCCCGTCCTATTTAGTCAATAGGTTAgaattgattgaaaaatataggtatctacgtttaaaaaaatactacgcTTATCAAGTGTtggtaagtaaaataaattcggttagattgtataaattacatataaagtCATTTGAAAAGAAATATGAAGAtgtcataaaattttttatcaaattgcaTAACAGACCCGGGGGTGGCGGTGGCACTATTCCTGTTCAAAATGTCTAGATGTGGATCGTCAGTATCAATCATTGTCTGAGTAATGGCCattaggtatagccgtataggccCAATTGTACCTATAACACGGTTTCCTaatggttatataaatattttatttaatgctatttttagaattatattactatagatagatacaattataaatacatagacAAGAAATAACTCTCAAGAGGGTGATGGGGATTTATCCGTCATCACTTCAAATTCACcactgatatatattatgttaaatactacattattttaattcgatgattcgatattataaataggtattaggtagtgtAAGCCTATAGGTCACGCCCGGTTACGGGCATTAagtcattgatttttttctttaagttttttacAATGTTCGTTTAAGCCAGCCATATAGATTACGGtctactatacctataaatattataaaaaatgtgcctatataTCATAGTAGCACAACACTATATAGTTACTACGTAATCGATATTCATTGAccatcaatatttaaacaatataatatatagataatttaccATCAAATGAGCGtgtttattatacttgatattatatattatacagcactatagtaaaataaatcaataggtattatacctacctgcaGACTACCAAGCCAACCTGGCTACCTTTACACTTaattaaagtacattttttactatttacctTATATATCCACGTCGCTTCATGCATAATAAATTgagggtaaaataatatttattcttcaatATGGTATTTAAAGTTGAACTCAAggcattacaaaataatatttttactctgtTACTCCTGCTCATATTGTTCcggacttaaaaatatataccctgtgcctatatacataggtatacgatTTTTATTCCATAAAAAGTAACACGATTTTTTCTATATAGATGACCTAGTTATACTGGTGATTTATTTAACCTTGACactcattattcaaaaagtatttatgtttttaaaaaaattttttacatagattgCAACTTGTTGCaagtataaaagttttaaattttttgaatcacCACATACAGCAAAGTACCTATCTTCTAAGATTCGAATTTAGGATTAATAGTTTTACTAGTTGatgagttataagtacctatttaaagttttgatgagcgaaGTAGTGTaccaacattttgcggggtGACCGCGTACCATTCAACTCCATGCATCTAAAGattctaaactttaaaatttaaatactcataactctctctctctctttcacTCTGAACTAAAGctctaaaatttaaacgtgaatAAAGATACACGTGATCACGTATATTTTGTTCacgtgtatttaaatttaaaaatccatgGATTTAATTCACGTTTAATTACTTAGTAAATCAAAGATATTTATAACAcgtgcatttaaattttaaaacataatatttactaaacgtattaaattacaactagaaaccatgaaaatattatttttcaaagacatatatttatacttttttatataatgtgtgacgagtgttcaatgataaaagaatcttccggtataacttaaatttaacggAAACAAGTTTTTCTTTTATTcccgttaaaataattaatgaacttaaaatatatggtTACAGTGATGGAGTTACAACAATCAAAAAATCATTGTTCAATATTATCCAAGAATGGATTGACCCTAAATACACGGATGAAGATTTAAAACAAGCAGCAATAAAATACCAACATTGTCCTCCGAATTCAAAAGAGTCACTGTACTATAGGTATGtaccaataatatatgtattatattcatgtgtacaaaatatatactatggtttacactctatataatatattgtaccatttaaaacataatataattttttttttgtgtcgaGGCTTCGAagactgaggtcattagcctttTGAACTGtggggggagggtactgtaggttttgaacACATGTGTGTTTGCTTTTGCAGAATTTtgaagtgggcacccgtaggtatctgccatgcccgggtgggagatggcggcctctctcttcggacaccgtgactgcccgaagaaaaatgccacccgtaGCCGAGTTCGAACCGACGGTTTAGTcggctcggccactccgtcctccgatagtataattatataaataaaatacgtatattatgtaggcatgTAATTCACATTTGAAAGGTGCTCATTTTATCATAGCCAAAttacatgtttaaaaatgttattatattgcaattttgaagctatacatattatgttcaaattgaATTAATTCTTCATTACTAGttacataaatatgataaaacaaattGACCAAGGAAATTCCTGCATCAAAGTTAAAAACTTTGATTTTTGTAATGGTCCTTattccttattagttattacgtcatattgaatttatgttcttatattagtaggtacctaataaaataatatgatattaatatacctactgcatgtttgcattatataattaatgtacaacGTAGGTACATTCGAAACATAGAcgcaaattgggggggggggggcttggagAGATAAGCCACCAAACTTAGCTGTAGCCCCCCAAAACATATAGgacatacagttttaaaatgctatattgcaatggtctgctttcctttaatatattcagccccccccaagtcaaaagttgaaattgtgcCTATGATTCGAAATCatgttaatttagttaattttaaattgtaaactatCTGCATTCTGCACTTTTACCCTTTGGATTGTTTATAATGAATAACCAATGCTTAAATTTAATGTCTGATTTATAGGGATATGTTCGAAAAATACTACGGAGGACTATCTTCTAAATTCATGCCTTACTTTTGGATGCCGATGTGGACACAAGTAAAAGATCCATCTGCAAGATTTATTCAACATTATGCAGCCAAATAatgagcatttttttaaatttaatgttaagctttagtataatatactgtattattttaaactttaattcaaaacaaaaatgtttttgtttcgtaggtatttatataattatattaaatccatTAGTATTTTtctttagtaaattatttttatattgcaatTTCAAACTACTGAATGgtgttaaaaagtttaattgtagtacctaattatttaataagtattgcTTATACTTTATACGATATTGAAAACGTCAAACGgattataatttgtgtttattataatttataaccgtttaattagtataataaaaaaatatagtacaaaaagtaaaaacccttgttttattatgaacaatttattgttgtaatatattttgtctcaTATTTTAAGAAACTATTCTAGCCTcaagaattttgaaaattgtatgatcGTTCATTTAGGATGATTAGTCACATTAAATTGTGTTCAGACTTTCGAGTGAGTCAAAAATCTCCAAACTCACTGTGTCCCAAACTAGGAATTGCTATTTTCAGTTAACTACTTACCTACACGAGTTGTGACTGGATCATTTTGTGAGATACACATGAGTTATGtccagatgaaaaaaatttaatacaggtATGTACTATTGAGTCAATAAATTAGTCTATTTAGACTAATAGACATTACAaggtaagtagtaagtactataCTGTAAACATATATTTCAACAAGAATAATCATTGTTTCGTCATAGATATTTGGTACCTATTTGAGAAATGACATAAGTCACAAaatatatggataatatatggatatagtgtaaaaatgtttatagaacatatttaattttaagatggTCGGCTATCactttaaaatctttataaaagATAAACTACACAAGTATATGTAGTATAACTACTacaacctatatgtatattaaagtcTAAAGGTACCTAGTACAGTAGTACCTACACAGCTACACTTAAATTGTGGATGACTACTACGTGTATTTGAGAGTAAATATAAGTCCAGTGTGCACATATGTATTTAGCCGCGCATTAACACCGCGGAAAATCATGTACCTAACGACGTAAAACCAGAAATTTCAAAACTGCCATTTATCACTGGTTGCGtgagaatagttttttttattgttttctccTAATGCCTTTTTTGGACATACGTCGTCTCTTCAATAGATGgctcatttataataaatattaattttaatttagaggTTACCACTTGGTCCTTTATTGCAATATCCGTAGCCTGCAGATCCACATAAGTTATCGGCACCGCTACATTGATTTCTGGTAGGGATTTCGACTTAGTCAGGACTGTCGTGGCGGACGGCACTTGAATTTTTGTTTCAGCATTTTCAGATGTCATTAACGATATATTTGATATCGAAAAGTACGGCCTAGACTTGCCGCGTAACAGGAGCCCGCACATCCCTTGTCcgagtatattgtatttattgtaattgaagACATCGtagtatgaaaattatattgaataataattgattcGTTACAAAGACAATTACTCGAGATTaaagacaaataaattatagttaaatattagcTCACCATTTCCTTGGATACGAGattttatatgcttattatttccggaatacattttaattcaaattgagcTGTTAATTAAATACGAGAATATACAGAGGGATTTACCAGCATGCTCGccctcatttttttctttaataataaatttattcaaattataattttaaatatgctcatagaccatattattattttaaattgtatagatttctATACCATTTAAGAAGTTTTCCTGAGCGATACAcacttctttttttcaaatgagacccacattttttactgttaattgttAGGCATATgaaaattttacaattcaatttattttgacgagcaatattatattgtatttaattcttTATCGTTAGTCGATAGTTATCgcattaattcgttaatttaattttttgcacttcagcataaattataaaaatattttcaaataaaataatgtatataggtaataactaataagtacatttagtattttagattctgattggaacacaaaaataattatacaagatcattcataagtttgtctatctttatcaaaaaaaaaatgtcttaaagcaaatcaaattaaatttttatgagcatttgaatttcatatttttacaagattggatattcactccatttctcacgtagcagattttgttatttcgttttttgtaattcaaaaacgaataactgtagatacatgaaaatttcactgaatttttatattttcattttttatacaccataaaattttgaaaatattttgactctttttgagctatttacggacattgtcagttttcaatttttttagtttttttttctataaatatcaataaaaaattttttgttgggtaaaaaagcatgaaaattgaatgcaaggctcttgatatattgtttcaacagcaattgaaaaatattaaaaatacataggcacaatttttttttaaaagcatttaaagttcgacttttgacaaaatatatcaaatttaaaacataataattatttttagttaaaaatgtataaaattaaaaatgtatagaattaaaaatttaatacaagattcttttgTCTacgtttatcaaataaaaaatatttaccgggaaatcaaattacatttttatgaccgttttcagttattataacattggatattcacttgatttttcatgtatatagtgattttcttattttgttataattcaaaaacgaataactataggtatttgaaatttttaccgtaatatttattttatcatttcatataggtaattgataatattttcaaaatattttgacttgttttgagctgtttacactTTACGGACATTGGGGGTcgctaaaaattgaaattcaaaaagggGGTTGCCACattaaaaaggttgagaaacactgcaCTATACaccagagcgacacccacttgaccacctttttaaaaattaacttttcttCATCCCTTTAAGACACAACTCGTGAGCCCATAGGCGGAAATCCATTACAATTTCAGCgggctaacattattaacatcaatgtgAGTGGGGGGCTTCGATCccacataattaaaaaaatgagagGGTTTGACGGACTTTTTGCGGGTTTTTGGATTTCCGCCAATGCGTGAGTCCCTTTTTTTGTCTGGACAGAACTCGTTAATAGCGAGCCAAATCATACCCTGTCCTGTGCTGGCTGAATTCCCtactacataaaataataaataaactttgcGGTTTTGGAAACGTGCGTGAAGTTGGCAGCTTTACTGACCAAAACAGACTAACATTAACTTGACTTGGTCTTAATATTAGCCCGAGGTATCTAATTTTCTAGCCCTCCTGAATCCCTATTCCCTTATGATAATTTTTGTCCTGGGCCTGTGAAAATTTATGACAACATTATTCTTAATTCGATCAACGCAGCGTCATCTACCGCAGTCGGTTTGACTTTTCAACCAGTCCGTGAAGTACGTCTTTATCTTTAGATGACGTTTAGAGCCGACTGCGACTGTCGTTAACTCTGGCCGCTAGATTGCATTGTCGTatgcaatttgtattttattataatgaacctatgtaaaaataatattgttatttgatttttatcataattcataaccatTATCAATTACCTATATCACATTCTTCGAATCATTCGCGAAATTGTGAAATTATGTTATGACgtgacattaaaaataaaaattccatacCTATATGGAATCGCGAAAAAAAGCCCAggaatgtaaatataaatgtgaatacATGTATACCTACTCTACACCCAATGACCtgattagtaattaccatatacatatacctataacaaaatataataggtaatatataaataataattgttagttgtataaaatatagattgtaaatcaaataaaaatataaatatgaacacaatattatgtatacgtcattatataatattctgtattataggtacatttaaatttttcaatagttatatatgattaatagttaagtacctataagtcatatttagacataattatttatatttgaaattttaagattttcttttataaaattacctatattggcctcttatacaattaacaattatattttactagttattattatttatgattattatctgttatagtagtatatgtacctatatacctaagacgtatgtttttttacttataacttataacacaaatcacaatatatcATActgtgttcatatttatatttttgttagatttacaatctatattttatacaattaacaattaactattatttttttataatatataatatattattatattttattatagcctataggtaggtacatggtaattattaattaggagtagagtatacatgtgttcacatttatatttatatttctgggctttttttccaCCTATCACCTGTTTGTGATCATTTGTATTGTTCctgtaaattttatttc
This portion of the Acyrthosiphon pisum isolate AL4f chromosome A1, pea_aphid_22Mar2018_4r6ur, whole genome shotgun sequence genome encodes:
- the LOC100160265 gene encoding asparagine synthetase [glutamine-hydrolyzing], which codes for MCGIWALFGVDVHSISKYDKTFSKIQHRGPDAWRLEYDLKVKNVCLGFHRLAIIDSLYGMQPMKLHKFPFVSMICNGEIFNWKQLGEKHGFNYETQCDVESVLQLYGSFGIDETLKQLDAEYAFCLIDSLKKKVFVARDPYGVRPLFYLASSNGILGISSEAKGLTCLVDELGLTEWEMKPFPPGHMAEYYILPGGKLELISMNRFFKIEEPILTPVPLEEGLTEAIVHANIRNLLTQAVEKRMMSNRRIGCLLSGGLDSSLIASILVKLSKEKGLPYPIQTFSVGMADSPDILAARQVAKHIGSEHHEVLFTAEDVLSVLDKVIYTLETADITTIRASCGMYLVARYISQNTDTVVLCSGEGADEVAQGYIYFRDAPTPDHAHNESLRLLGDIFMYDGLRADRTTAAHGLELRVPFLDLRFTQYFLSLPKTMRQPQNQIEKHLLRSAFDGTGLLPNEVLWRHKEAFSDGVTTIKKSLFNIIQEWIDPKYTDEDLKQAAIKYQHCPPNSKESLYYRDMFEKYYGGLSSKFMPYFWMPMWTQVKDPSARFIQHYAAK